A stretch of Myxococcus hansupus DNA encodes these proteins:
- the fabZ gene encoding 3-hydroxyacyl-ACP dehydratase FabZ: MPSAPSAAPTSLGIQELLGLLPHRYPMLMVDRVDQLEPGVFAEGVKCVTVNEPFFQGHFPEHPIMPGVLIVEAMAQVAGVMLRTRPRVAEVPERQTSSAPARPGLMANIQRMRFRRPVLPGDQLRIRATHLKSLGGLHHVKVEARVGDELAADGELMLGGG, translated from the coding sequence GTGCCTAGCGCGCCGTCCGCGGCGCCCACCTCGCTGGGGATTCAAGAACTCCTCGGGCTGCTGCCGCACCGCTATCCCATGCTCATGGTCGACCGCGTCGACCAACTGGAACCCGGCGTGTTCGCCGAAGGCGTCAAATGCGTCACGGTGAACGAGCCGTTCTTCCAGGGGCACTTCCCCGAGCACCCCATCATGCCGGGCGTGCTCATCGTCGAGGCGATGGCCCAGGTGGCGGGGGTCATGCTGCGCACCCGGCCCCGCGTGGCCGAAGTGCCTGAAAGACAGACGTCATCGGCGCCGGCCCGTCCGGGGTTGATGGCCAACATCCAGCGAATGCGATTCCGACGTCCCGTCCTTCCCGGAGACCAGCTCCGTATCCGGGCCACGCATCTCAAGAGCCTTGGCGGCCTCCATCACGTGAAAGTCGAAGCACGTGTGGG
- a CDS encoding acyl carrier protein, translating to MHTDSTELKSGLKVMIVDRLRLDIEPESIPDGAPLFGSDSQDGEAGGLGLDSVEALEIVVGIEEKWGVIIADDSVAKEFHSIETLAALVSRLLAEGGKKAACA from the coding sequence ATGCACACCGACAGCACGGAACTGAAGAGCGGCTTGAAGGTCATGATCGTGGACCGCCTGAGGCTGGACATCGAGCCGGAGAGCATCCCGGACGGAGCACCGCTGTTCGGGAGTGACTCGCAGGACGGCGAGGCCGGCGGGCTGGGGCTCGACAGCGTCGAGGCCCTGGAGATCGTGGTGGGTATCGAGGAGAAGTGGGGCGTCATCATCGCGGATGACAGCGTCGCCAAGGAGTTCCACTCCATCGAGACGCTCGCCGCGCTGGTGAGCCGGTTGCTCGCGGAAGGTGGAAAGAAGGCCGCCTGTGCCTAG